From the Ictalurus furcatus strain D&B chromosome 19, Billie_1.0, whole genome shotgun sequence genome, one window contains:
- the LOC128623504 gene encoding myelin regulatory factor-like protein, which yields MDVLGENEALQQFFDGQDVNGVLDSTAVDTSILEQYLSNDIDPTFMLPESPPDSGSEPCSPPQIPDVHFGSDLSTEQLGPGLHTSTGQTPAPFCHLKAISSSQYDLGNSMKHIKTISPDTAQTVCDSSLHYPYSSPAESCIQTATPPVQHAPIDAIRGYTEAATSSTSPCLTSLPHGVCVDPYMTSKPGLNTGQMLPEKNKRKRSNSFDVNTDDSQWREPVWTKPSFCPERGTCEMPGYDGDVHAASPAMTYQLLKWDHYQTNQWSSLYNSSFQTILPPGYHVDTDKGFSYSTADEAFVCQKKNHFQVTVHIGMAGDPKYVKTPAGPMPLDGFQVKVFGIKLEAQSHHITIEQSQSDRSKKPFLPVQVNLPGNKITKITLGRLHFSETTANNMRKKGKPNPDQRYFLLVVGLYATVKEKNYLLVANVSERIIVRASNPGQFENDSEALWIKGQTPDSLVCQGLVGINTDSPDEALVVCGNAKIMGTVMHPSDSRAKENIKEVDSTEQLRRIAQMRIVEYDYKPEFASKMGINEVHETGIIAQEVRELLPTAVKEVGDVTCSDGQKIPNFLMVDKEQIFMENVGAVKELCKLTDNLETRIEELEVWNARLAKLKNLGSMRSKSTSANKKRGVTPPQKPSPPKTSKECVCEKYRYCLQHRIFQATIILLVVTMAFCAICITTLYMLTLREDIDFGFSNASEQPIYTTTTMASTVTPTSSPGPWPPDVDFSSVFFSDEVYCCLHTASTKHMSITTSSTVDPGLQKTLSYTKKSLTANIPWEWLRHISDWTNTTIKSILITQNQQVIDHQYIDQKNSWKGNYSYRIPISKHIPINMPVTLQMNTTELLVAHLCAYDLREECTTVMDYNDYEFNRVPNTQGYVHEWPLSVARHFRSSYHFRLSVAGQAHCSTDPNYVGILFTDYHFHFYRRCQ from the exons ATGGATGTACTCGGTGAAAATGAGGCCCTGCAGCAGTTTTTTGATG GGCAGGATGTCAATGGCGTATTGGACAGTACAGCAGTGGACACCAGCATTCTAGAGCAATATCTGAGCAATGATATCGACCCCACTTT tatgTTACCTGAATCACCTCCAGATTCAGGTTCAGAACCTTGTTCTCCTCCACAAATTCCAG atgTCCACTTTGGCTCTGACTTATCTACTGAGCAGCTGGGTCCCGGCTTGCACACCTCAACAGGACAGACTCCCGCTCCTTTCTGTCATCTTAAAGCTATATCATCCTCTCAGTATGATTTGGGAAACTCCATGAAGCATATAAAGACCATATCACCTGATACAGCTCAGACTGTGTGTGATTCATCCTTACACTATCCATACAGCAGCCCAGCTGAGAGCTGCATTCAGACCGCCACACCACCAGTACAGCATGCTCCTATAGATGCAATCAGAGGCTACACAGAAGCTGCCACTTCCAGCACATCTCCATGCCTTACCTCCTTACCTCATGGCGTATGTGTGGACCCGTATATGACCTCCAAACCTGGCCTGAACACAGG GCAAATGTTAcctgaaaaaaataagagaaagcGCTCAAACTCTTTCGATGTAAACACAGATGACAGCCAATGGAGAGAGCCAGTTTGGACCAAGCCTTCATTTT GTCCTGAGAGGGGCACATGTGAAATGCCAGGCTATGACGGTGATGTCCATGCAGCAAGTCCAGCAATGACATACCAGCTACTGAAATGGGACCACTATCAAACAAACCAGTGGAGCAGTCTCTACAACAGCAGCTTCCAAACTAT CCTGCCACCAGGTTACCATGTGGACACAGATAAAGGTTTCAGCTACTCGACAGCTGATGAAGCATTCGTGTGCCAGAAGAAAAACCACTTCCAAGTTACAGTACACATTGGGATGGCTGGAGACCCCAAATATGTGAAGACACCAGCAGGTCCTATGCCTCTTGATGGCTTCCAAGTGAAAGTCTTCGGAATCAAG CTTGAGGCTCAGAGCCACCACATCACCATCGAGCAGTCACAGTCAGACCGCAGCAAAAAACCCTTCCTGCCAGTCCA AGTAAACTTGCCtggaaataaaataaccaaGATTACGCTTGGAAGATTACACTTCAGTGAGACTACTGCTAATAACATGAGGAAGAAGGGCAAACCCAATCCTGACCagag GTACTTCCTTCTGGTGGTGGGACTTTATGCTACAGTCAAAGAGAAGAATTACCTGCTGGTTGCTAACGTATCTGAGAGAATCATTGTCAGG GCCTCGAACCCCGGGCAGTTTGAGAATGACAGCGaggcgctttggataaaaggaCAGACCCCAGACTCACTGGTGTGCCAGGGACTGGTGGGAATAAACACTGATTCCCCAGATGAGGCCCTGGTAGTTTGCGGAAACGCCAAAATAATGGGCACAGTCATGCACCCCTCTGACAGCAGAGCGAAGGAGAACATTAAAGAG GTGGATTCAACAGAACAGCTGAGGAGAATAGCCCAGATGAGGATTGTTGAATATGACTACAAACCCGAGTTTGCATCAAAGATGGGCATCAACGAGGTGCatgaaacag GGATTATAGCACAGGAGGTAAGGGAGCTGCTTCCCACAGCGGTGAAAGAAGTAGGAGATGTCACGTGCTCCGACGGACAGAAAATCCCCAACTTCCTCATGGTGGACAAA GAACAGATCTTTATGGAGAACGTGGGAGCTGTGAAAGAGCTCTGCAAGCTTACTGATAACCTGGAGACACGTATTGAGGAGCTTGAGGTGTGGAACGCACGCCTGGCCAAGCTGAAGAACCTGGGGAGCATGCGCTCCAAAAGCACCTCTGCAAATAAAAAAcg AGGAGTCACTCCCCCCCAAAAGCCCTCACCACCAAAAACTAGCAAA gagtgtgtatgtgagaaatACCGGTACTGCCTTCAGCACAGAATATTCCAAGCAACCATCATTCTGCTTGTGGTAACTATGGCTTTTTG TGCCATCTGTATCACCACACTCTACATGCTCACATTAAGAGAAGACATTGATTTTGGTTTCAG TAATGCCAGTGAGCAGCCAATctatactactacaactatggCGAGTACAG TCACCCCTACTTCTTCCCCTGGCCCTTGGCCACCAGACGTCGATTTCTCTAGCGTGTTTTTCTCGGATGAAGTTTATTGTTGTCTACATACTGCATCAACCAAACACATGTCTATCACAACGAGCTCAACTGTTGACCCAGGATTACAAAAAACACTTTCTTATACCAAAAAGAGTCTGACAG cTAATATACCATGGGAATGGTTACGACACATCAGTGACT GGACAAACACAACCATTAAGTCGATCCTTATCACTCAAAACCAGCAGGTTATAGACCACCAATACATAGACCAGAAGAACTCCTG GAAAGGGAACTACAGCTATCGGATCCCCATTAGTAAACACATTCCAATCAACATGCCAGTAACCCTGCAGATGAA cACTACTGAGCTGTTAGTAGCTCACCTGTGTGCATATGATCTGAGGGAGGAGTGCACTACTGTAATGGACTATAATGACTATGAATTCAACAGAGTACCCAACACACAG GGGTATGTACATGAGTGGCCCCTGTCAGTTGCTCGACATTTCCGATCATCTTATCACTTCCGTCTCTCAGTAGCG GGTCAGGCTCACTGTTCTACAGACCCCAACTATGTGGGAATTCTGTTTACTGACTACCACTTCCATTTCTACCGCCGCTGTCAGTGA